ATAATCCATTTATCTGCTGCTTATGGTTTCGAACATGGTTTATCAGGGTCTCTATTTTGAGGGGAGACTTAGCGCTGTTACCTGATAAATTCAAAATTAGCAGATTGGGACGAGTTCATCCTGAGACAAAAGTCCCAATATTATCGTTTTCCCCTGATCCGCGTAAGCGTTCTACGGTCTATCCCTAGATAGGACGCAAGGTTGGAAATAGAAACCCGTTGTAAAAGATCGGGATTGTTTTTCTGAATATAGGCGTAATGTTCCGCCGGAGAGTACATTTTAGATAAAACATCATTGTCGTGCAAATTCAGTCCTATATGACTCACCAGATTTCTTCCGAAAATCATAATTTGATCGTTCGCATAACAAAGCTCTTCCAGCTTTTTTCGGTTCAATATCCAAATTTTACTTTTCTCACCCGCTTTGATGGTGAATTTTGAAGGAATACTATTCTTCGCATTTCGATGATCCGAGGTAATGGAACCTTCCAGGTGAAAGTATAGATTAATTTCAGTGCCATCATTTTGATAGCATGTACGCAGATGGCCACTTTCAACGAAATAAAACGCAGTGCAAATTTCACCTTCCTTCAAAACAACCTCTCCTTTTTTAAGGGTCTCACCTTCAAAAATGCTTGCAAGCAGCGGTAAACCATCCCCGGAGTCAGGCATTAATTTTCTAATAAACTCGAGCAGTTTGACATTGGTCATTGTCAAATATACAAATAAAAGGCCTCTGTGAAAATTATTAGCCGTTATCACTCAGGGCCTCAACGTGCTTACTGCGTTGTGTCATCAAAAAATATAAAAGACACTTACCTGGGCAGTTGCATTGGTGAAATCCTTCTTTACGACAGAGCTCTTAAATGCGCCAACAGGAGAAAACCCGTAGACATACCTAGCTCCAATACCAAAACCGCTCTTCGACTGAAAGCCCAGCCCACCCGCTGCACCAAAATCCAGCTTTTCGGCAAAGTCGCCATCTGTAATTCCCACAACATCCTCT
The nucleotide sequence above comes from Dyadobacter subterraneus. Encoded proteins:
- a CDS encoding Crp/Fnr family transcriptional regulator, with the protein product MPDSGDGLPLLASIFEGETLKKGEVVLKEGEICTAFYFVESGHLRTCYQNDGTEINLYFHLEGSITSDHRNAKNSIPSKFTIKAGEKSKIWILNRKKLEELCYANDQIMIFGRNLVSHIGLNLHDNDVLSKMYSPAEHYAYIQKNNPDLLQRVSISNLASYLGIDRRTLTRIRGKR